The window ttttcaaaagcaagaataAAACCTCAGGAGTCAGGGTGGATCTGAGAAGGTTCACAATTTAATAACATAAGAACCCTTGTACACAAAATCACTACAGGGAAAACAAACACCCAACTCAGTCAGCAAATAACTATATGTAAAATTCggttaattaatgaataattaacccacaaattaaatttattctagaaaattagaaagtaaaattttatattttaatatgatagagaaaattaaaacgaaaattttgacaccaattttaaagaatttggcccaagattgggctgaACGAGCCAAACTGATCGAACCGGACTCAAACCGGACCCGTGGGCCCCACCCACTCACCTAATTAAATGAGCTCAGCTAAACACGTTGCTGGTGCAGCAAGGAGGAAGAACACTTCCAAAAATTCCCAAATCCTCACTCAATCTTCAAACCCTTGTAACTTTCGATCTgaagctccgattgccgcaccgtttgcaacCACGCGGCTgcagcgtcgagctctacaaagcccagtatATCACAATGTATGGAAACTATTGCTGTGTTTCAGTTTATTTCTCCCTAAAATTCGAATTATATGAGCAATTATGTTAAAAATTGCTTGATTTCGGTGTTTAGGTTCGAATTAGCTTGCGGACTTTGTTGAATGTGGCTTAGTTGAGCTACGAGCAAGGTGAGAACCCTAATCCTCTTGTTAAATTGTTGAGATTTTGAGTTTAGAGATTAATTGTAGTGATATGTGTGGTTTAGATTGCATGTTGTTGGTAAGAAAACCAATTGGAGGTCAAAACTTGTGATGTTGAAGCTTAATTGAGTTATTGGAAAGCTTGGAGTGGGTTTTGGTGCTGAAAATCCTGTTGGTGAGGTGTTGAGCCTTGAAAGCTTGAGGAAAAGTTGAATTGGAGGTGTTCTGGGTTGAacggggaatcggccaaggtatggtttcggtttctcgtatctaaaatgtaatgtaatgtgaaaacttaggctagagaccctaagatagAAATTGAATTGTTGAAATGGTTGATTGGTTGGTATGGattgtattattatatatgtGGTTAGTGATATTGGAAGTTGTAGCTTGATTGTGTGATGTGATTAACTTGATATCATGTTGGGGGCTAAGTGGATGTAGTAATTGATATGAGTAATTGATAATGCTTGTTGTGTATTATTGAACTTGGAAAGGTTGGATATTGTTTGGATTGAATTATTGAAATGAGATTCATAAAAGTGGTGGATTGAATGAGGAAGCTTAGGATAGGAGTTGAAATATGGTTAGTGTTGAGTTGGTGAgcttttggttggttttgaagaGGTTTGGAACTTGTATGTTTTGAAATTTAGAGGTTTGTTCAATTTTGTGAAAAATCATGATTTTGACCCAACTTTGGCGGAGCATAACTTGATCTCCGAACCCCCGATTTGTATCAaacttgtttaaaaataaaattgggtcCGAGATGTTTACGCCAttcaaaaaatgaagaaaaatgctttaaaatgagaaagttatgcgcgatcaaagtttggtgtccaaaacTGAAAATAAGGACTTAACAGCTTTTTGGGCTAGAATGCACggccacgcgtatgcatggctCAGGGTTTTTGCGTATGCAAACTCCCTCACACGCGGCCAATCGTTTCGGCCTGGTGCGTATGCGTGCGCAGGAAGGGCAACACGTACATGTCTTGGTCGAAAcgcgcacccacgcgtacgcgtggcccagtTTTCAGCTGcaatgaatttttgtgttttaaaacctAATTTCAAACCTCTAAGCCTCTACTTTCATCCTTTTAATCCTAAATccttatagtatgcctagtaatgagaagAAGCTAGGAAGGGTGGTAGCTTGAGGATGAAGTAAGGGGAGAGTTAATGATGAATTGTGattaatgatgattgtatgagttgctgagggtGATGGTGGAAGTGCGGTGTATGCCGTGAGCTGAAGGACTATATTTGATAATGATTTATGGCTGGTTGTGGATTATATTATGAGTcggatggctatgataaatattgatttatggctgatgaTGAATATATGAATTTGGATGATTGTTTTATCTTGAGTCatctttctcgaaagtgcgaccccagagaATGATGGAAGGTGGGGATCCCCTTCCTTgatcctcctggtattgtaaaattgcCTCTAGCGAGATGGTGGAAGGTTAGGATCCTCTCCTTAGTTCCTCCTGGatatatgagaacgtacctcctgggtagacgcaagggttgtgctttcgccccacttgctccaacTTGGTTATTATAGAGACTCTCCgggtagacgcaagggttgtggtttcgccccaGTTGCTCTAGGTTATGATGAGTTATGTATAAAAAGTGCAATTATATGATGTATAAGTGATGATATGGCCATGATGGATGATTATGGAATGTTTATGAATGAATATTAAAtgactatctgagatacgagtttttatGGGTGAAAACAGTGGCTaaccaccacgtgctccaggttgagactcgatactctactgaccctatgtcgtaagtgtggtcaGACACTTTGAAAGTTTcgaatgagctcgcccccgtggataaacaccagtgtgggtgttgtatgattatgattatgtttatgattgagaattactcgagttggggatgcacgacagaggaacagtccaatagttagctactaagacttgtcgggttggctttataactaacagatgagactcatcagccactagaacaggcatgcatcatatgcatctatatgtttGTTTGGTGTGATTTGTTTGGATTGCCTAAGTGACTTCATAAACTATTTTCTACCTGTTTTAATTACTGTATATACTTTCTATTTATGATTCCTTGTTTGAAATAattgtgtttgtggcattttggTTCTATTGTTGGTTGGGAGAGGTTCGGAAGAGTTGAAAAGGGGTGTTTTAGTTAGATTGAAGATCCTTAGTTAGTTGCCTATTTTCATTTCtcatggtttagttatgtttataaattttatttatatattggaagttctaggattgccttcgtcttttccaggacattatatgttagatatgtagGTActgttatatatgtatgtatacttatATGCTCGGGACAGTTACCTTCGCAAACCGAGTCTTCAGCTTTATTATCTGTATTTTGGCACTCTTCTGTATACATATccatattagtttatattttaccTCACTTCACGTACATTATCGCATTCAGGAGTATTGTGCTTTTCAATTTAACGATTTTGCTTAACCCTTTTTCTTCAGAGGCTCCTAGTTACAAATATCTTTCacactattatatatattaaattttatttccagaggtcataatacctcacCAACTCAGTCTTATGACTTATGCTAAGTCATAAGACTTTATGTGATAAGATGTTAcactatacatataaaaataacaCCAACCATCGTGCTTTTTTTATACCCTGTCTTCCTCTCTACATGCTAAAAACTCCACTTATACTAGAGCCCTCCTTAACCCAAACATTTGTTTCCAACTCCTTTACCGAATTACCATCCACGACAAGCAAACAACGATATCTTATATCGTCATTCACCCACAAGTAGCAGGGATCATCCTCACTAACTTCTACACTCTTAACTCTTAAGCTTAAGCTTCATCACCAACATAACACTACATAATCAATAGCAAAAAGTGGGAGAACATAACAAGTCAGGAAAATAGATACACTAACCTTTTTGGCTCATTTTTTTCCGACTAGAACCTCACCTTTTAACAAATGCCTATCTCACTGACGCCACACCTCCTAATAACACCCTCGAAGGGTCATGAGGAAAGTAACCCCCTACATCTCACTAACTTCAAACTACAACCATTAATTGTGAGAAAATCCAACAGTTACATTGATCAACGGTtgctattatattaaaaaaagtgcAAATATGTCACATCAATTTAATGTGTGAGGTAGTACGATCTAATAAAAATACCAAAATGTCCATATTTCGAAGAGAATATTTTGAGCTTGGGGCTCCAACTAAAAGCCTCGCAAATATAGGGACGACCGAGTTACACCTCACCTTTTCTTTTATACAAAGCTCAACCTATCCTCTTTTGAAATAGTCAAATCAAGTTTGGGGGTGTGATTTGAGCAATATAATTCGACAACCACTAACACATCTCAAAAGGAGTTTTTCAATAAAAGAACGCTATAAATCATCACATTAGGTAGTAGACACGTCAGTTATAATTCTACAATGTCACTATTCAATTTTGACATTTAAAAAAACTTGATGAAGCAATCAAATATAATCGCTCACGCTTCCATGTAATGATCCCCACTACTAGCACTTCGGTAATTGAACAAATTCAAATATCTATAATGCCAATTCTATATAAGGAAGAGAAAAGGTAACGTAAGCGGTATTATAAAACTGAAACTCATGTCATACGGATTTTTATTTCCTCAAGGTGAAAAGTGTTGACTTGAGCATCGAGTGCCATTAACAAGCACTACCTCACTGTGTTCAAAGGAGCCCTACGTATAGCTTGCTTAGAGGAGAAAAGAAGCTCATTCATTCATCAAAAACCTCCTACCTCACGATTGTTAAAAGAGGGACACAACACAACTTTCATGCAACGCACAAATTTAAATCTAGTATACAATAGTCAACAATAGTTATTCTCTTCCAAGGACGCTCTATCATTTCCTTGTCAATTGCATATTTGCATATCAGGATTAGGGGTGAACATAGGCCAGGACAGACTTTACTCTTAACAAGCTAGGTATATAATAAGATTTATTGGTCTGGATCTAGTTAGTAACCTGCTATCGGCTATTTACCAAGTACTAAGCCTGGCCTGTTGACAAGCCTAACCTGACCTGAAATCTACTAAAAAAtctgataattttaaaaaataaaaaaatagtaaaataaataataaagtaaaatcaaagattaaatatatttatatatataattaaagaaataaatagcCTAGTGGATAAAAgtctctaaataaaataaattatataagttTAAACTCTCATTGTAAGGCATAATGAAGATTCtgttattctattttatattaaGTCAGTTAGACAATAACTAACTACAATTGTAATAGCAGTAACTCTATGTAACAAACTACTTTGAATACTGTTACCAATAATAGAAACACAATTTCGTTCTCTCTGCTTCTCTGTTCTCTCTTTCTACTTTTTGCTTGTGAATCaagctttctttctttcctttttgaaAAGGTTCATACTCGtcagtatttttttaatacaataaaattatatatttatatatcttaaGAGGTCTAGACCGACCTGACAAGACAAACATGCCAAGGTTCTGAGAACTTGACCGATCATTGAACCGCTTTAGTCACTGATTCACTGGTCCAATTGATCCAACTATAGTTTAACCAAAAAaatcgttttagaataaaataataaataaattataaataaatatcctaaaatataattatagtctaatataaatattaaaatatctttcaaatttaaaacacCACATGAAATGTCATCAACCAAAGCCATATGATCTTATTAAAATACAAATACTTTAGTGAATAAACATAGGCGAGCAACTCTACCACAGTCAATAAGAGAGAACAGAGAGACAATCAATATACATCACACATTCATATGTACAACAATTGGCAAGTAAAGACAGGTACTACATAAACAAATTAGAAGCTTGCCAAAAATGGCATTACCAAAACTACAGTGTTGAGTCTGCAATCTCCCAATCTAAAAACATGAGAAAGTACCTATGAAAGTTTCCAATTacaattgttacaaaatatttatgaCCGTTATATATGGCTAGATTTTAATGGAAAAGCATCTTATGCGCAATACAACATAAAGGTCACATTCAATAATTTCATTGACTGGAAGCtcattaaaaaacaaataaaactcttTGATTATTTGGCAACCAAATGATTGGAAAGGACTATAGcaataaataattctaaataaattattgCAATTCACCTCAAGAGTGCATCTGCCAATGCAAAGGCTTCTGGACTTGCTTCTACTATAAAGGACGGAGCCTAGCATACATTTGACAAAGATGACAAGTTAAATGAGACATGCATGAGTATAAAATGTTAGAAAAAATCTATAAACGTGAACAACCACAAGCAACTCAGCTACTCTCATAATAGTAAATAGAAAGTTAATAAATTATCACGGTTAGTGTATAGTTGTTTTATCGGTGTAATTCcaaaagaaaactaaaagaaGGTATCTGTAACAAGCATTGAGGAATCCAAGGGAACACAAATTTGTGAAATTACTATCCATTACTTACAGCCTGCCCAATTTTTTACAACAAGCATACAAGGCCCCCAATTATTTTCATGTCTCCCTTAGTAAGAGCTGGAAGGAGAAATACTTCCTTTAGATAATGTACTTTGCATAACAGACCTTGAGGCACTCCCTAAAGAAAGACCATGTCAAATTATCAGTCAATATATCACATGTCCTTAGAGACACCATACATAAAGATTAAAACTCAATGAAATATAAAGATAAGTTTCACTTAGTAAACCACCAATATCCACCCCAAATGTTCCTAGAAATACTAGGCATAAAATTCAGAGAAATTTTAGTTGCATGTGCAATGGAACCAACCTTGCAATTATAATAGTAACAATCCACTGCTTCTCTCGACCATTTTTCAAATATGGCAACAATTGAACAGTGGCAACCTAAAGATAAGTGAATATAGACCAAATATGCAGTGATTGAGCACTGACACTAACCTTCGACAGGGGTTGAGCGCGACGGAGAGCAGGACGACAATGAGATGATAGAGAGTATCACGGAGGCGATGAGACGACGGTGAGCAGCACAAACAGAGAAGCCATGGTTAGATGGAGGATGGATGCCGAGCCGAGACAAAACAGAGCGAATAGGGGGCTGGGGACAGGATGAACAGAGAAGCTGCGGATAACCACGGACGGCGACAGTCGTTCGACGGTGGTGGAACTGTGGAAGCAAGCTAGGCTGCTAGGGTTTTCACTTTTCAGCTTTGCTTTTCTTTCCGTATTGGTTATTGGACAAAGAAAGGGGTTGGGGGAAGTGAGGGAACgcgctctcttttttttttaatttaacaaaatgaCGTTGTTGTTTAAAGAGAACCGGCCAGTTTTTATTTCGGCCAACTAGCCAATACTCGGCCAGTTCAACAGTTTTTGGTTGGTTTTGTTATCAGCGATTTTAGGCATGGAACCAAATTGTTAATACCATCGGTTTCTGGTTGATCAGTTCGACTAGTCGGTTCAGTCTGATTTTCAAAACTATGATTATTTTATAGGAAAATTATCACATGTTCACTGATAAATATTGGAATATGATGTTCATTGGTATTAAAAGGTTGCTAATTTTACTTTTGTCATTTAGTAACTATGTAATGACCAAATAATCCTAACTGAActgttaatttttctaaaataaccaACTAAAACACATGGTTATTGGCTTGAAAAGTTATATAGCAATTCTTTattttctgggccacaaacttACATTcaatatattgattttttttatatttttaacatattaaatataacaaaaaataaaaaaaattagtattacactatttttttttgaatcaaaggGAGCTCAACACAGCAGAGTGGAGCAGATAGCAAAGCTATAGTAAGAATAAAACAAGATAACATACAACTCCTAGACACCGTGACCCGGCCATCAACACCCAAAGGGCTCAGCACCACTCCATTCTTCGTAGAACGTAAACGATCTGTTGATAATGTCCCCTACTCTTGAACTCTTATTTCGGAAGAGCCTGTCATTCCTTTCTAGCCAAATTGTCCAGATAACAGCAAAGAATCCAGTGAACCATCTCTTTCTATCTACCTTCCTTCCTAGAAAGCTCGTCCAACTCTCAAAATGTTCCTTCAAAGTACCCGGAAAGCTCCACCTTTGTTGAAAGGCCATtagccaagcacaccacacctgccatgtaaTCTCACAACTAAGAAACAGATGATACGCGGTTTCCACAGGCTTACCACAGAGAAGACACTTATTGTCCTGCTGGTCAATAACCCGTAATCTGCACAGTCGATCCTTTGTGTTGACCCTTCCGACTAACGCAAACCAAGAAGGAAGTTCAACCCTCGGGGGGACAAATCCTTTCCAAACAGCACTAGTGAAGCTATAGCTGGTAACCTCCTCCGGTAGGACTTCCTCCTGCATCACTCGCACAAAGGATTTTGTTGAGTAGTCACCTGTTTTATCAAATTCCATACCACACTATCTTCCCTCCCATTTGTAAGCTTGAATGACTGTAAGATCTCATGAAGCTGGTGTACTAAGTCCAACTCCCACTGGAACAACTCTCTCCTCCACTAGAAACTCCAAATCCACACTAGCCCATCCCAAAAGCCACAGTTTGCTATCACAGATTCATGAAGAGTTGAGACCGAGAAAAGCCTAGGAAACATATCTTTCAATACTCCAGCCGGTAGCCATCTATCCTCCCAGAATCGGATTGTTCTGCCATTCCCTAACTCCATCGACAACCCACTGATCATTTGATCTCTCAGCCCCGGCTTACTAACTTGTAGCTGGCATATATCCTTCCAAGGAACCCCTCGCATGGGAGTAGGCTGTCCTCCCACCATTCTTGCAGGATGCATATTATTACAAGAGCACACCACTTTCTTCCATAAGGGACAGTCTTCTTTTGagaacctccaccaccacttaaacagcaATGCAGTATTTCGAATCACCGCATCCCCAACTCCCAACCCACCTGCCTTCTTTGGAGCCATAACCACTTCCCACTTCACGAGCGGTACCCCGTATCTCCCATCCTCAGTACTCCACAGGAACCGTCGTTGCAGGGAAATCAGCTTCTCTGCCACTGTCTTTGGCATCTTATATAAACTGAGGTAGTAAATCGGCAAGCTACTAAGAACCACCTTAATTAGGACCAGCTTACCTGCTTTGTTAAGGGTTTTTGCTTTCCACAAACTCAATTTGTCTTCCACCTTATCAATCACCGGTTTCCATGTCTTAACCAGTCTCGGATTTGCTCCCAGGGGAATGCCCAGATATCTGACTGGTAATGAAGCCTCTTTACAACCCAATAACCGACACATCCTCCGGACCCACATCCTCTCACAGCTGACCGGTATAAGGCTggacttttcaaaattaatggcCAATCCCGACATGAGCTCGAAGCATCTGAGTAGCCGATGATAATTCCTGATGGTCCCCTCATCAGGCGGACAGAAAAGAATAGTATCATCTGCAAACTGCAAGTGAGACAACTCAATATTATCTCTACCAAGCAGTAACGGAGTTATACGGCCATTCCTCACCGCCTCTCCAATCATTCGATGCAAAACATCCACAACTAACACGAACAGAAATGGGGACAACGGGTCACCTTGCCGTAGACCCCGTTCTATTTTGAAAGGTTTTGAAGGTGATCCATTGACAAGCAATGGCATAGATGCAGTGGTGACACACTCCTTTATCCAACCTCTCCACCTCTGGCCAAACCCCATCTTCTGCAAGACAATATCCACAAAGCCCTACTTGactctatcataagccttttGGAAGTCCAGCTTTATTATTGCGGCGTTCTTTTTTCGTGTTTTTAGCCAGTGCACTGTTTCACAGGCGATCAGGGCCCCATCATGGATTTTCCTGCCCTTAACGAAGGCGCTCTGAGTCTCTCCTACCAACCCCGGCATTACCTTTCGCATCCTCCTAACCAACACCTTGGATATGACCTTATAGACACACACCACCATACTAATCGGCCTGAGATCCTTTATTTCTCTGGCTCCAGTAAACTTTGGCACCAGCGTAACCCACGTAACATTCGAGTCTCTAGGAAGTGTAGCCGAAAGGAAGAAGCCTAGCACCGCATCAGCGAACTCCCTTCCTAAGTCATCCCAGCATTTTTTTATGAAGTTCATGTTGTACCCATCACTACCTGGCGCCTTTGTTGACTCACAATCCCACACTGCCTCCTTTATTTCTTCAACAGTTGGCAGCATCTCTAGCTCTAGTGCCTCTTTCTCGTTGATCTGCTTTACAAGCCCGTCCCTGAACCCAATCACTGGCGATGTCTCCTGGTGGTACAACCCCTTATAGAAGTCTCGAATAGCCGTCTTGATCCTCGCCTGGTTCCTTATCAACCTCCCATTAACCATTAAGGAATCAATCATATTCGACCTTCTTCGTGCTGAGGCTAGATTGTGGAAGTAGCGGGTATTTTTATCCATTTCCTTCACGTGCCGCGATCTGGACATTTGCTTCCAATGAAGCTCCTTCCTGATATACCATTTTCTACAGAAGTTTACCAACGCTCTCCTTCTTGCTTCAATAGTCCCATCAGCCGTGCCAGTACTTACCATGTCATCTACTTTCTTAATTTCATCCTCCAGCTGTGTAATCTTTTGGTCCATATTCCCAAAATTGGCTCTATGCCATCTGCTCAGCGGAGTCGTCAGAGCCTTTAGTTTATCAATGAACTGTCCCTCCCCCAAGTTCCTCCACTCCTCCTTCACCATTCTCAAGAACCCATCATGGGTAAACCACGAATCCAAGCTCCGAAACGGTCTTGGTGCCCCGCTAATCCGGGTAACCTCCAAGATCATTGGGCAATGGTCTGATAACCCTCTAGGTCCCCCTCTCAGTCTTGTATCAGGAAACTCTTCTAGCCACTCTAAACTAACCAGTCCCCTATCAATGCGGCTACATGATTGCCCTCTGAACCAGGTGAATAAGCGATCAGTTATTGCCAAGTCCACTAACTCCATATCCTGTATCCACGATTTAAACTCTTCTGCGGACACTGTTAAAGAGGTAGCACCCTTTCTCTCTTCTACATGAGTTACCTCGTTAAAATTCCCCATATAACAGAACGGTACTTGGCATAACCCAGATAGGAAGCTCAACTCTTCCCACATAATGAGTTTTTCCGCCCTTTCATGTGGCCCATAAACTAGACAGAAAGCACAGGAAAAGTTAGTTTTTAGCAGCACACCTTCCAAGCATATCCAGCGAGCCCCTTTATAACAGTTGTTCATCCGAAACACCATGTCGTCCCACATTAATACCAGTCCCCCCGCAGCACCAACCGAACCAACTAACTCCCATTTAACTGCCCCATTTTCCCACAGTTGCGCTATATCAAAATTTGTCACCATCTCTGTCTTAGTCTCTATCAAGCCTAGCATATGCACATTAAACTTTCTCCGAAAGTTCTTAATCATACTTAGTTTACCAACCCCCTTcaaccccctaatattccaagaACTAAAAATCATCGTATAGCACTTTAACACACCTTTTTCCGATTCTTCGGTCGACTCCTCCGTGCTTTCTCCTTTTGCTTAGCCTGTTTTTTCTTCTGCGCAATTAACTCATTCTGTGCCTGTAGAATGGCCATTAtgtcatcttcctcatcataCTGCACCGCTCCAGATTCTACTGCAAGCTTCCAGGCTTCTTGGTTTTCTTGCATATCAGCTGTCCATTTGTTCTCTGATGTTTCCGTCTCAGCTTCGCTCACTGCATCAGAAGGGGCCCCTTGCACACCCGTTGAAACTCTCCCCTGAACACCAGTATCTAACTCTCCCTGACAGCCACTGTCCCTGCCCTCTGCCAACTCATCTCCCAAGCTAGCCCCATCCCCTTCCAACGGAGAGCGCGACACTCCCTTGCCGCTGACCTCAAAAGAACCAGTGCCATCTCCTCCACGACCTGGATTCCCCCCAACGAGATCCGCTGCCCCTCCTCCCTCCACCAGCCGCGGCATCATCAGCACCATCCCTCCCGCGAGAGCACTGCCTACCTCCCTCACCGGTGCCCCGCTCAACCCCCGTGCCCCCAGACTCGCCACAGCAACCTCACCCGCGACGTCAACAGCCTTGCACACGCAACCCATCCCCATCATCATGTGCGGCGACCCAGGGTGAGC is drawn from Arachis hypogaea cultivar Tifrunner chromosome 12, arahy.Tifrunner.gnm2.J5K5, whole genome shotgun sequence and contains these coding sequences:
- the LOC112729975 gene encoding uncharacterized protein, producing MEFDKTGDYSTKSFVRVMQEEVLPEEVTSYSFTSAVWKGFVPPRVELPSWFALVGRVNTKDRLCRLRVIDQQDNKCLLCGKPVETAYHLFLSCEITWQVWCAWLMAFQQRWSFPGTLKEHFESWTSFLGRKVDRKRWFTGFFAVIWTIWLERNDRLFRNKSSRVGDIINRSFTFYEEWSGAEPFGC